From Cellulomonas dongxiuzhuiae, the proteins below share one genomic window:
- the eno gene encoding phosphopyruvate hydratase, producing the protein MASIEAVGAREILDSRGNPTVEVEVALDDGTIARAAVPSGASTGAFEAVERRDSDDPRYGGKGVQGAVNAVIDDIAPELIGFEASEQRLVDAALIELDGTPNKGKLGANAILGVSLAVAKAAADSADLPLFRYVGGPNAHVLPVPMMNILNGGSHADSNVDVQEFMVAPIGAPTFREALRTGTEVYHSLKSVLKSKGLSTGLGDEGGFAPNLPSNRDALDLIIVAIEKAGFVPGKDVALALDVAATEFFADDKYGFEGQKLQSAAMIEYYEALVADYPLVSIEDPLAEDDWEAWVALMSRIGDKVQIVGDDLFVTNPERLAKGIKLKAANSLLVKLNQIGSLTETLDAVSLAQRNGFTTMTSHRSGETEDTTIADLSVATNAGQIKTGAPARGERINKYNQLLRIEEELDDAGIYAGASAFPRFQG; encoded by the coding sequence ATGGCCAGCATCGAGGCTGTCGGCGCCCGCGAGATCCTGGACTCGCGCGGCAACCCCACTGTCGAGGTCGAGGTCGCCCTCGACGACGGCACCATCGCGCGTGCCGCCGTCCCGTCGGGGGCGTCCACCGGCGCGTTCGAGGCCGTCGAGCGCCGTGACAGCGACGACCCCCGCTACGGCGGCAAGGGCGTCCAGGGTGCCGTCAACGCCGTGATCGACGACATCGCCCCGGAGCTCATCGGCTTCGAGGCCAGCGAGCAGCGTCTCGTCGACGCCGCGCTCATCGAGCTCGACGGCACACCCAACAAGGGCAAGCTCGGCGCCAACGCGATCCTCGGCGTCTCGCTCGCGGTCGCGAAGGCCGCGGCCGACTCGGCCGACCTGCCGCTGTTCCGCTACGTCGGCGGCCCCAACGCGCACGTCCTGCCCGTGCCGATGATGAACATCCTCAACGGTGGGTCGCACGCCGACTCCAACGTCGACGTCCAGGAGTTCATGGTCGCCCCGATCGGCGCCCCCACGTTCCGTGAGGCGCTGCGCACCGGCACCGAGGTGTACCACTCGCTGAAGTCCGTGCTGAAGAGCAAGGGCCTGTCGACGGGTCTGGGCGACGAGGGCGGCTTCGCCCCGAACCTCCCGAGCAACCGCGACGCGCTCGACCTCATCATCGTCGCGATCGAGAAGGCCGGCTTCGTGCCCGGCAAGGACGTCGCGCTCGCGCTCGACGTCGCGGCGACGGAGTTCTTCGCCGACGACAAGTACGGCTTCGAGGGCCAGAAGCTGCAGTCGGCCGCGATGATCGAGTACTACGAGGCGCTCGTCGCGGACTACCCGCTGGTCTCCATCGAGGACCCGCTGGCCGAGGACGACTGGGAGGCGTGGGTCGCGCTCATGTCGCGCATCGGCGACAAGGTCCAGATCGTCGGTGACGACCTGTTCGTCACCAACCCGGAGCGCCTGGCCAAGGGCATCAAGCTCAAGGCGGCGAACTCGCTGCTGGTCAAGCTCAACCAGATCGGCTCGCTCACCGAGACGCTCGACGCGGTCTCGCTGGCGCAGCGCAACGGCTTCACGACGATGACCTCGCACCGCTCCGGCGAGACCGAGGACACGACGATCGCCGACCTGTCCGTCGCGACCAACGCCGGCCAGATCAAGACGGGTGCGCCCGCCCGCGGCGAGCGCATCAACAAGTACAACCAGCTCCTGCGCATCGAGGAGGAGCTCGACGACGCCGGCATCTACGCCGGTGCGAGCGCCTTCCCGCGCTTCCAGGGCTGA
- a CDS encoding endo-1,4-beta-xylanase, whose product MPSARPVPPASRPVVAALAALLAAALVGVGALVVPLVAPARALSPAVVLASDFESGLGGWQARGAATVSTTSVGARGSGSLLVEDRVDPWDGALYPVTELFEPGTTYTIGLWVRLPDGAGSADLRVSVQRDLDGEPSYETVTTVEGVTSQWRQVTGTYTPGPFDTASLYVESVSSPVDVMIDDVLVTGVRYTPDLSVTPVSDAVSVPFGIAVEPQDLLGGRGDLLAHHAEQITPGNQMKPDAIQPTEGTFTFAAADSLVDWAVEHDMRVYGHTLLWHQQTPAWFFQRDGSALTTSAADQALLRERLRTHIEAIADHYRETYGEYGTPGNPIFAFDVVNEVIDENEPDGLRRSDWYRVLGPSYIADAFRYARDAFGPEVQLFINDYNSEYPNKRAPYLRLVTELLAQGVPVDGVGHQLHVEVGRSISMIEDTIEAFEALDVRQAVTELDVSAYRDSGEQWDAPPAARLLEQGYYYRDMFDMLERHAASFESITVWGLEDSRTWLRSGAAPLLFDGQLQVKPAYWGIVDPSRIGATPTATPTVTPTPTVTPTPTVTPTPTVTPTPTVTPTPTVTPTPTVTPTPMTPTPTPTAGAGCRVAYTTNDWNTGFTAGVRVTNAGSSALTGWTLTFAFAGGQRVTQGWSATWSQSGSTVTATNAAWNGTLAAGGTVDIGFNGSHTGANPRPTAFALNGTPCTVS is encoded by the coding sequence ATGCCGTCCGCCCGTCCCGTCCCTCCCGCCTCCCGGCCGGTCGTCGCGGCCCTCGCGGCCCTGCTCGCGGCCGCCCTGGTGGGCGTGGGGGCGCTCGTGGTCCCGCTCGTCGCCCCGGCCCGCGCGCTGTCCCCGGCCGTGGTGCTGGCGAGCGACTTCGAGTCCGGGCTCGGCGGCTGGCAGGCGCGCGGCGCCGCGACCGTGAGCACCACGTCGGTCGGCGCCCGCGGGTCCGGCAGCCTGCTCGTGGAGGACCGCGTCGACCCGTGGGACGGCGCGCTGTACCCCGTGACCGAGCTGTTCGAGCCCGGGACGACGTACACGATCGGTCTGTGGGTGCGGCTGCCCGACGGCGCCGGCAGCGCCGACCTGCGGGTCTCCGTGCAGCGCGACCTCGACGGCGAGCCGTCGTACGAGACGGTCACCACGGTCGAGGGCGTGACCAGCCAGTGGCGTCAGGTCACCGGGACCTACACTCCCGGACCGTTCGACACCGCCTCGCTGTACGTCGAGTCGGTCTCCTCGCCCGTCGACGTCATGATCGACGACGTCCTGGTCACCGGGGTGCGCTACACGCCCGACCTGTCGGTCACGCCCGTGTCCGACGCGGTGTCCGTGCCCTTCGGCATCGCGGTCGAGCCGCAGGACCTGCTGGGCGGTCGCGGGGACCTGCTCGCGCACCACGCCGAGCAGATCACCCCCGGCAACCAGATGAAGCCCGACGCGATCCAGCCCACCGAGGGCACGTTCACGTTCGCCGCGGCCGACAGCCTCGTCGACTGGGCGGTCGAGCACGACATGCGCGTCTACGGCCACACGCTGCTGTGGCACCAGCAGACGCCCGCGTGGTTCTTCCAGCGCGACGGGTCCGCGCTGACCACGTCGGCCGCCGACCAGGCGCTGCTGCGCGAGCGGCTGCGCACCCACATCGAGGCGATCGCCGACCACTACCGCGAGACGTACGGCGAGTACGGCACGCCCGGCAACCCGATCTTCGCGTTCGACGTCGTCAACGAGGTCATCGACGAGAACGAGCCCGACGGCCTGCGGCGCAGCGACTGGTACCGCGTCCTCGGTCCGTCGTACATCGCCGACGCCTTCCGGTACGCGCGTGACGCGTTCGGTCCCGAGGTGCAGCTGTTCATCAACGACTACAACTCCGAGTACCCGAACAAGCGCGCGCCCTACCTGCGCCTGGTCACCGAGCTGCTCGCGCAGGGCGTGCCGGTCGACGGCGTCGGGCACCAGCTGCACGTCGAGGTGGGCCGCTCGATCTCGATGATCGAGGACACGATCGAGGCCTTCGAGGCGCTCGACGTGCGGCAGGCCGTCACGGAGCTCGACGTCTCGGCGTACCGCGACTCCGGTGAGCAGTGGGACGCTCCGCCGGCGGCCCGCCTGCTCGAGCAGGGGTACTACTACCGCGACATGTTCGACATGCTCGAGCGCCACGCGGCGTCGTTCGAGTCGATCACGGTCTGGGGCCTCGAGGACTCGCGCACGTGGCTGCGCTCGGGCGCGGCGCCGCTGCTGTTCGACGGGCAGCTGCAGGTCAAGCCCGCGTACTGGGGGATCGTCGACCCGTCACGCATCGGGGCGACGCCGACGGCCACGCCGACCGTGACCCCGACGCCGACGGTGACCCCGACGCCGACGGTGACCCCGACGCCGACGGTGACCCCGACGCCGACGGTGACCCCGACGCCGACGGTGACCCCGACGCCGACGGTGACCCCCACGCCGATGACCCCCACGCCGACGCCCACCGCCGGCGCGGGCTGCCGTGTCGCGTACACGACGAACGACTGGAACACCGGCTTCACGGCGGGCGTGCGCGTCACCAACGCCGGGTCGTCGGCGCTCACCGGGTGGACCCTGACGTTCGCGTTCGCGGGCGGGCAGCGGGTCACCCAGGGCTGGTCGGCGACGTGGTCGCAGTCCGGCTCGACGGTCACGGCCACGAACGCCGCGTGGAACGGCACGCTCGCGGCGGGCGGCACGGTCGACATCGGCTTCAACGGCTCGCACACGGGCGCCAACCCCCGGCCGACGGCGTTCGCGCTCAACGGCACGCCCTGCACCGTGAGCTGA
- a CDS encoding PLDc N-terminal domain-containing protein, protein MLRFLPVVAEIALLVFCLIDAIQSDPDRVRNLSKGWWLVLIVVLPLVGGIAWLVAGRPQTPRAQVAWPATETAGFPEHERPRRYGDDDAAAERRRAEERRSDELHEQMLREWEAQIRAREQAAERDRPDA, encoded by the coding sequence GTGCTGCGCTTCCTGCCGGTGGTCGCGGAGATCGCCCTGCTCGTGTTCTGCCTCATCGACGCGATCCAGTCCGACCCCGACCGTGTGCGCAACCTGTCGAAGGGCTGGTGGCTCGTCCTCATCGTCGTGCTGCCGCTGGTCGGCGGCATCGCGTGGCTCGTCGCCGGACGTCCGCAGACCCCGCGCGCACAGGTCGCGTGGCCGGCGACCGAGACCGCCGGCTTCCCCGAGCACGAGCGCCCGCGCCGGTACGGCGACGACGACGCGGCCGCCGAGCGCCGCCGCGCCGAGGAGCGCCGGTCCGACGAGCTCCACGAGCAGATGCTGCGCGAGTGGGAGGCGCAGATCCGCGCCCGCGAGCAGGCGGCTGAGCGCGACCGCCCCGACGCCTGA
- a CDS encoding putative protein N(5)-glutamine methyltransferase, producing the protein MTHDTPPAPPTGTPPGAPAGGDPVPPPALVARLRAAGCVFAEEEAELLVTAAWERSSDADRRRTARPDVLEDLVTRRVSGEPLETVLGWVAFAGLRLGVGPGVFVPRRRTELLARTAVRLARAAGPSPVVVEACCGVAPVAALVAHDVPGADVHAADLDPVAAAWATRNLDGRGHAWTGDLLDPVPDALRGHVDVLVANAPYVPHDAIAVMPPEARDHEPHVALDGGPDGVDVHRRLLALAPRWVRPGGHVLVETSVGQAPLTRAACPPGWSVEVLHDDDVDGTVVVARRPA; encoded by the coding sequence GTGACGCACGACACGCCGCCCGCGCCGCCCACCGGCACGCCCCCGGGCGCACCGGCCGGCGGCGACCCGGTGCCGCCGCCCGCGCTCGTGGCCCGGCTGCGCGCGGCGGGCTGCGTCTTCGCGGAGGAGGAAGCCGAGCTGCTGGTCACGGCCGCGTGGGAGCGGTCCTCGGACGCCGACCGACGACGGACCGCGCGGCCCGACGTGCTGGAGGACCTCGTCACCCGGCGGGTGTCCGGGGAGCCGCTGGAGACCGTCCTCGGCTGGGTCGCGTTCGCCGGGCTGCGGCTCGGCGTCGGTCCCGGCGTGTTCGTCCCCCGACGCCGCACCGAGCTGCTCGCACGCACCGCGGTGCGGCTCGCCCGCGCGGCCGGCCCCTCCCCCGTCGTCGTCGAGGCCTGCTGCGGTGTCGCACCCGTCGCCGCGCTCGTGGCGCACGACGTGCCCGGGGCGGACGTCCACGCCGCGGACCTCGACCCCGTCGCGGCGGCGTGGGCGACGCGCAACCTGGACGGGCGCGGCCACGCGTGGACCGGCGACCTGCTCGACCCGGTGCCGGACGCGCTGCGCGGGCACGTCGACGTGCTCGTCGCGAACGCGCCCTACGTGCCGCACGACGCGATCGCGGTGATGCCCCCCGAGGCACGCGACCACGAGCCGCACGTCGCGCTGGACGGCGGACCCGACGGTGTCGACGTGCACCGGCGGCTGCTCGCGCTCGCACCGCGGTGGGTGCGCCCCGGCGGGCACGTGCTGGTCGAGACGAGCGTGGGCCAGGCCCCGCTGACGCGCGCGGCGTGCCCGCCGGGGTGGTCGGTCGAGGTGCTGCACGACGACGACGTCGACGGCACGGTCGTCGTCGCCCGCCGCCCGGCCTGA
- a CDS encoding hemolysin family protein, with the protein MTVDIWADIGLVLLFVLIGGVFSGTELALVSLRESQLGQLEKQGPRGVRVAAVARNPNRFLAAVQIGVTVAGFFSAAFGASALASALAPVFVSLGMAPGPAEGVALVVLTLVIAYLSLVLGELVPKRIAMQQAARVSLWVGPPLDRFAALMTPVVWLLSRSTNGVVRLLGFDPAATGDQMSDEELRDLVRTHPDLPEDERRLIDDIFDAGDRSLVEVMRPRADVTFLAAAEPIAQAAQLIGTLPYSRYPVTGEDFDDIVGFVHVRDLLAPVARAVRDADADPDTHGREGVVEAIVQVSSTTVGDVMRPVVQLPGTNAVLPTLSTMRRTGAHIAVVVDEYGGTDGIVTLEDLLEELVGDIVDEYDHVPVRAAGDDDVDAGLSLEDFADRTGVVLADGPYETVAGYVLARLGRMARPGDVVDVEPPEAEDGPAGPPTRLRVRVVDGRRITAVRVEQPVEQPLEPEPADSQRSGRPADVDRS; encoded by the coding sequence GTGACCGTCGACATCTGGGCCGACATCGGCCTCGTCCTGCTCTTCGTCCTCATCGGCGGCGTGTTCTCGGGTACCGAGCTCGCGCTGGTGTCGCTGCGCGAGTCGCAGCTCGGGCAGCTCGAGAAGCAGGGGCCGCGCGGGGTGCGCGTGGCCGCTGTCGCGCGCAACCCCAACCGCTTCCTCGCGGCCGTGCAGATCGGTGTCACCGTCGCCGGGTTCTTCTCCGCGGCCTTCGGAGCGTCGGCGCTCGCGTCGGCGCTCGCGCCCGTGTTCGTCTCGCTCGGCATGGCGCCGGGGCCGGCCGAGGGCGTCGCGCTCGTCGTGCTCACGCTGGTCATCGCCTACCTGTCGCTCGTCCTCGGCGAGCTCGTGCCCAAGCGCATCGCGATGCAGCAGGCGGCGCGCGTCTCGCTGTGGGTCGGGCCGCCGCTCGACCGGTTCGCCGCGCTCATGACCCCGGTGGTGTGGCTGCTGTCGCGGTCGACCAACGGCGTCGTGCGGCTGCTCGGGTTCGACCCCGCGGCGACCGGCGACCAGATGAGCGACGAGGAGCTGCGCGACCTGGTGCGCACGCACCCCGACCTGCCCGAGGACGAGCGGCGCCTCATCGACGACATCTTCGACGCGGGCGACCGCTCGCTCGTCGAGGTCATGCGCCCGCGCGCCGACGTGACCTTCCTCGCGGCGGCCGAGCCGATCGCGCAGGCCGCACAGCTCATCGGCACGCTGCCGTACTCGCGGTACCCGGTGACGGGGGAGGACTTCGACGACATCGTGGGGTTCGTGCACGTGCGCGACCTGCTCGCACCCGTCGCTCGTGCCGTGCGCGACGCGGACGCCGACCCCGACACCCACGGGCGCGAGGGCGTCGTCGAGGCGATCGTCCAGGTGTCGTCCACGACCGTCGGTGACGTGATGCGACCCGTCGTGCAGCTGCCCGGCACCAACGCCGTCCTGCCGACCCTGTCGACCATGCGGCGCACCGGTGCCCACATCGCCGTCGTCGTCGACGAGTACGGCGGCACCGACGGCATCGTCACGCTCGAGGACCTGCTGGAGGAGCTCGTCGGCGACATCGTCGACGAGTACGACCACGTGCCGGTCCGCGCAGCGGGTGACGACGACGTCGACGCGGGGCTCTCGCTCGAGGACTTCGCCGACCGCACGGGCGTCGTGCTGGCCGACGGGCCGTACGAGACCGTCGCCGGGTACGTCCTCGCGCGGCTGGGCCGGATGGCACGCCCCGGAGACGTCGTCGACGTCGAGCCGCCCGAGGCTGAGGACGGGCCGGCCGGCCCGCCGACCCGGCTGCGGGTACGCGTGGTCGACGGTCGTCGGATCACGGCGGTGCGCGTCGAGCAGCCCGTCGAGCAGCCCCTCGAGCCGGAGCCCGCCGACTCGCAGCGGTCCGGGCGGCCGGCCGACGTCGACCGCTCCTGA
- a CDS encoding DUF501 domain-containing protein, producing MPARPDPTEHRDVPGPSALPDAATSPVVLDVVSERDVEVLTEQLGRPPRGVVGVAARCVCGRPLVVRTAPRLDDGTPFPTTYYLTSPQAVAAVSAVEATGVMKEMTARLAEDDELAAGHRRAHEAYLADREALGHVPEIAGISAGGMPHRVKCLHVLVAHALAAGPGVNPVGDEALAMVADRWRPDRCTC from the coding sequence GTGCCCGCACGACCTGACCCCACCGAGCACCGCGACGTGCCCGGACCCTCGGCGCTGCCCGACGCCGCGACCTCGCCCGTCGTCCTGGACGTCGTCAGCGAGCGGGACGTCGAGGTGCTCACCGAGCAGCTCGGGCGGCCGCCGCGCGGGGTCGTCGGTGTCGCGGCGCGCTGCGTGTGCGGGCGCCCCCTGGTCGTGCGGACGGCACCGCGCCTCGACGACGGCACGCCGTTCCCGACGACGTACTACCTGACGTCGCCCCAGGCCGTCGCGGCCGTCAGCGCGGTCGAGGCGACGGGCGTGATGAAGGAGATGACGGCGCGGCTGGCCGAGGACGACGAGCTCGCGGCGGGCCACCGGCGCGCGCACGAGGCGTACCTCGCGGACCGCGAGGCGCTCGGGCACGTGCCCGAGATCGCGGGCATCTCGGCCGGGGGGATGCCGCACCGCGTGAAGTGCCTGCACGTGCTGGTCGCGCACGCGCTGGCCGCGGGGCCCGGCGTGAACCCGGTGGGGGACGAGGCGCTGGCGATGGTCGCCGACCGGTGGCGTCCCGACCGCTGCACCTGCTGA
- a CDS encoding FtsB family cell division protein, with protein MFTVRAMVFSLVVLVAFVLVYPTLGSYLATRTEVEQLRAARDAARAQNADLEADLQRWDDDAYVVAQARERLSFVMPGETAFRVVDPEVVVDTAPDGAPVVEPSDGATRPWYATVWESVEMAGDLDVDAEAPGDPADGSTTPGTPPTAPGPGTEPTG; from the coding sequence ATGTTCACCGTCCGGGCGATGGTGTTCTCGCTCGTCGTGCTGGTGGCGTTCGTGCTGGTCTACCCGACGCTCGGCTCCTACCTCGCGACGCGGACGGAGGTCGAGCAGCTGCGCGCGGCGCGCGACGCGGCCCGTGCGCAGAACGCGGACCTCGAGGCGGACCTGCAGCGGTGGGACGACGACGCCTACGTCGTCGCGCAGGCGCGCGAGAGGCTGTCGTTCGTCATGCCGGGGGAGACGGCGTTCCGCGTCGTCGACCCCGAGGTCGTGGTCGACACGGCGCCGGACGGCGCTCCCGTGGTGGAGCCGTCCGACGGTGCGACGCGCCCCTGGTACGCGACCGTGTGGGAGTCGGTGGAGATGGCCGGTGACCTCGACGTCGACGCCGAGGCGCCCGGCGACCCCGCGGACGGCTCGACGACGCCCGGCACGCCGCCGACGGCCCCGGGACCCGGCACGGAGCCCACCGGCTGA
- a CDS encoding NAD(P)/FAD-dependent oxidoreductase, with protein MPQLSAPVDADRPSGVLMPAPAGKPRKVPRVVVLGGGTVGLYSARRLRRRLGRRDAAIVVVDPRPYMTYAPFLPEAAAGSIDPRNVVAPHRRALKGVDVLQGHVTQIEHAQRRVQITPIEGEPYWVTYDHLVVGLGSVARTLPIPGLAEVGIGFKNVEEAIALRNHVLGRIDVAASTWDPELRRKMLTFVFVGGGFAGVEALGEVEDMARYAVRKYGQIEPDEMRFVLVEGSRRILPEVSEELGGYTLEQLRKRHIEIYLSTFLSSCVDGHIVLSDGTEFDAETVVWTAGVKANPVLKDSDLPLDKIGRVICNEYLQITAADGTVVADAWAAGDCAAVPDLYNPGATCPPNAQHALREGNHIGDNLALVLRSADPTPYKHRNVGAVASLGMYKGVAQMFGRIKVRGFLAWVLHRTYHVFAMPTFNRKLRIAAGWTGSVLLRREVVALGSLHDPRAEFRAASVPPKPQVEQTTQDTAPTDGATAAPPLPPQKAEKDSPAAKSDAHQA; from the coding sequence ATGCCTCAGCTGTCCGCTCCCGTCGACGCCGACCGCCCCTCGGGCGTGCTCATGCCCGCGCCGGCCGGTAAGCCCCGCAAGGTGCCGCGCGTCGTCGTCCTCGGTGGCGGGACCGTCGGCCTGTACTCGGCCCGGCGCCTGCGCCGTCGCCTGGGCCGGCGGGACGCGGCGATCGTCGTCGTCGACCCGCGTCCCTACATGACGTACGCACCCTTCCTGCCCGAGGCCGCGGCCGGGTCCATCGACCCCCGCAACGTCGTCGCACCGCACCGCCGGGCCCTCAAGGGCGTCGACGTGCTGCAGGGGCACGTCACGCAGATCGAGCACGCGCAGCGCCGCGTGCAGATCACGCCCATCGAGGGCGAGCCGTACTGGGTGACGTACGACCACCTCGTCGTCGGCCTGGGCTCGGTCGCCCGCACGCTGCCGATCCCGGGGCTCGCCGAGGTCGGCATCGGCTTCAAGAACGTCGAGGAGGCCATCGCGCTGCGCAACCACGTGCTGGGCCGCATCGACGTCGCGGCGTCCACGTGGGACCCCGAGCTGCGCCGCAAGATGCTGACGTTCGTGTTCGTCGGCGGCGGGTTCGCGGGCGTCGAGGCGCTCGGTGAGGTCGAGGACATGGCCCGGTACGCGGTGCGCAAGTACGGGCAGATCGAGCCGGACGAGATGCGCTTCGTCCTCGTCGAGGGCAGCCGCCGCATCCTGCCCGAGGTGAGCGAGGAGCTCGGCGGGTACACCCTCGAGCAGCTGCGCAAGCGGCACATCGAGATCTACCTGTCCACGTTCCTCAGCTCGTGCGTCGACGGGCACATCGTGCTGTCGGACGGCACGGAGTTCGACGCCGAGACGGTCGTGTGGACCGCCGGCGTCAAGGCCAACCCGGTGCTGAAGGACTCGGACCTGCCGCTCGACAAGATCGGCCGCGTCATCTGCAACGAGTACCTGCAGATCACCGCGGCGGACGGCACCGTCGTCGCCGACGCGTGGGCCGCGGGTGACTGCGCCGCCGTGCCGGACCTGTACAACCCCGGCGCAACCTGCCCGCCGAACGCCCAGCACGCGCTGCGCGAGGGCAACCACATCGGTGACAACCTCGCGCTCGTCCTGCGCTCGGCGGACCCGACGCCGTACAAGCACCGCAACGTCGGCGCCGTCGCGTCCCTCGGCATGTACAAGGGCGTCGCGCAGATGTTCGGCCGCATCAAGGTGCGCGGGTTCCTCGCGTGGGTGCTGCACCGCACGTACCACGTGTTCGCGATGCCGACGTTCAACCGCAAGCTGCGCATCGCCGCCGGGTGGACCGGCTCGGTGCTGCTGCGCCGCGAGGTCGTCGCCCTCGGCTCACTGCACGACCCGCGCGCCGAGTTCCGCGCCGCGTCGGTGCCGCCCAAGCCCCAGGTCGAGCAGACGACGCAGGACACCGCCCCCACGGACGGCGCCACGGCCGCCCCGCCGCTCCCGCCGCAGAAGGCCGAGAAGGACTCCCCGGCCGCGAAGAGCGACGCCCACCAGGCCTGA
- a CDS encoding Ppx/GppA phosphatase family protein: MTRVAAIDCGTNSIRLLVADVDPVAGTLVDLERSNEVVRLGQGVDRTGLLAPEALERTLAATRRYHEVCEGLGVEAVRFVATSATRDARNREEFVAGVRAALGVEPEVVAGDEEARLSFRGATGVLASRFDGPFLVVDLGGGSTELVLGTDAPEAAVSMDVGSVRLTERHLHDDPPTPAQVAAADADVHAALDAAAAVVPLGRTVTLVGLAGSVTTLTAHALGLDHYDRTRIDGAVLGVDDVLASCEDMLARTREQRAALPYLHPGRVDVIGAGALVWRDVVRRVRDEVAAAGGGLTHVVTSEHDILDGIAWSIAER; encoded by the coding sequence GTGACACGCGTGGCAGCCATCGACTGCGGGACCAACTCCATCCGTCTGCTCGTCGCGGACGTCGACCCGGTGGCGGGCACGCTCGTCGACCTGGAGCGCAGCAACGAGGTGGTGCGGCTCGGCCAGGGGGTCGACCGCACGGGGCTGCTGGCCCCCGAGGCGCTCGAGCGCACGCTCGCGGCGACGCGCCGGTACCACGAGGTGTGCGAGGGGCTCGGTGTCGAGGCGGTGCGGTTCGTGGCCACGTCGGCGACGCGCGACGCGCGCAACCGCGAGGAGTTCGTCGCGGGCGTGCGTGCAGCGCTGGGCGTGGAGCCCGAGGTCGTCGCGGGGGACGAGGAGGCGCGGCTGTCGTTCCGCGGGGCGACGGGCGTGCTCGCGAGCCGGTTCGACGGGCCGTTCCTCGTGGTCGACCTGGGCGGCGGCTCGACGGAGCTCGTCCTGGGCACCGACGCGCCCGAGGCGGCCGTCTCGATGGACGTCGGCTCGGTGCGGCTGACCGAGCGGCACCTGCACGACGACCCGCCCACGCCGGCGCAGGTCGCCGCGGCCGACGCCGACGTGCACGCGGCGCTGGACGCCGCCGCCGCCGTCGTGCCCCTGGGCCGGACCGTGACGCTCGTGGGCCTCGCGGGGTCGGTGACGACGCTCACCGCGCACGCTCTCGGCCTGGACCACTACGACCGCACGCGCATCGACGGTGCCGTGCTCGGCGTCGACGACGTGCTCGCGTCGTGCGAGGACATGCTGGCCCGCACGCGCGAGCAGCGCGCGGCGCTGCCCTACCTGCACCCGGGTCGCGTCGACGTCATCGGCGCGGGGGCCCTCGTGTGGCGCGACGTCGTGCGACGGGTGCGCGACGAGGTGGCGGCGGCGGGGGGCGGGCTGACCCACGTGGTCACCTCCGAGCACGACATCCTCGACGGCATCGCCTGGAGCATCGCCGAGCGCTGA
- a CDS encoding DUF3592 domain-containing protein, whose product MNRRGPSTFIALVVAAVAALAAWQMHADAEALSSRGLGATGVVVDVWFSKTMHVEVRYAPHDGPEVVAQVDTAGWTPSVGDQVPVLYDPLAPEDRVVDARLGPDGTGAWIGGSISALCLVLAALTWTRRIDWERVRR is encoded by the coding sequence GTGAACAGGCGGGGGCCGTCGACCTTCATCGCGCTCGTCGTGGCGGCGGTCGCCGCACTGGCAGCCTGGCAGATGCATGCCGACGCCGAGGCACTCAGCAGCCGCGGCCTCGGCGCGACGGGCGTCGTCGTGGACGTCTGGTTCTCCAAGACGATGCACGTCGAGGTCCGCTACGCGCCGCACGACGGACCCGAGGTCGTCGCCCAGGTCGACACCGCGGGCTGGACCCCGTCGGTCGGTGACCAGGTGCCGGTGCTGTACGACCCCCTGGCCCCCGAGGACCGCGTCGTCGACGCCCGCCTGGGCCCCGACGGGACGGGCGCCTGGATCGGTGGGTCGATCAGCGCCCTGTGCCTGGTCCTCGCGGCCCTCACGTGGACGCGGCGCATCGACTGGGAGCGCGTACGCCGCTGA
- a CDS encoding PadR family transcriptional regulator — protein sequence MDTTQLLKGVLDLAVLSVVADEDGYGYDVVRRLRAAGIEEVGDASVYGTLRRLYSSGALTSYVVPSDEGPHRKYYGINAQGRAMLDGQRKDWYEFAGTMQRLLETEGGA from the coding sequence ATGGACACCACGCAGCTGCTCAAGGGGGTGCTGGACCTGGCTGTGCTGTCCGTCGTGGCGGACGAGGACGGCTACGGCTACGACGTCGTGCGACGCCTGCGCGCCGCCGGCATCGAGGAGGTCGGTGACGCGTCCGTGTACGGCACGCTCCGCCGGCTCTACTCGTCGGGGGCGCTGACGTCGTACGTCGTGCCCAGCGACGAGGGACCGCACCGCAAGTACTACGGCATCAACGCGCAGGGCCGGGCCATGCTCGACGGGCAGCGCAAGGACTGGTACGAGTTCGCAGGCACGATGCAGCGCCTGCTCGAGACGGAGGGTGGGGCATGA